The following coding sequences lie in one Corallococcus macrosporus genomic window:
- a CDS encoding phage tail protein has translation MSRPSQRLIQLLPGLYTARDSTLADHPFLKLLAVLGLELDAFSRAVDQLWDDHFVERAGPQALPLLAELMGARLLTDDPRVQRGVVARAVAWRRRKGTLASLEEVLSVTSLWDAEVDESFRSLLETQDFNDVLPWRGRSAVVWDPIGLADPLTRRSPDVVRPRDGVPVRGPVIGIAPGETLDQALRRLGSADAGRHAATPRTLDLLGWARPDVALIRTARLTPVELEDVTPATVHTLPNGYRGFRVDPLDRDGPLVWLKPLERADLTGGLTARHEPSPVSLTTGRTAAMLLTPTGLAEDADAAERADAITVSVDGIPLVGPDALPLLRGPLPTAPVGLAPTLRFADRGRPSPGDTWRLTLLAARENSDTVLLSTELTPDALNTVTVTPEANQLLGGTTAALLVERLSGSPRLRDVDGSWRTLTAGLRQGPPRSNAVRVDLSGAPWVARIEQHLADGSLRLARFDASADGASWQVAELGGALPPDGPGMSLAVVGDALLLVAPDGAGKLGVWSVTGLDTATPTGARLDTASPRQPSARLAPALCVRNGRLFVLGGDLGGAPTGDLWSLPVAGGPWRPHAVRNRQERKGATLLSTPQGLVLLGGEAVTGELAVPVMSCDPASASPAWRPLAPLPIAANLPGMLAAAPTAEGLEALVWADTTRPRRMTLKAGEGAWVAGPLEPSGTNPPVPGEALYVDGRVLLVDPVPLPASEVVFSLGGRGHLAFLPELALLPDEFLRFNVANDGAVFIEPRVGQPLPLDSRPGGAYHSRDASAVGGARRYSIPGRLKRHPFKLRQRSLGPWTTLAPSNASGVVAVDPRLGRVVLQDDAPVGRVTVSARVGRGASLGAGLLPPDRRPPSAWAEPDLPFIDPPDRPGDRSGTGLPVTAWISPERAGGVLAAGGQERPIVATVAEGLGSGAPPVLGLIGSPRLTPERLSQGLDGGLSLFAADTGAAPCIGADEHGLSLALYPGFGGSAATRVWLAGLWLAGRLELVLARGQADLRWCNLGAPGQVGLWMPGGGHQDISARRSLPPADVELRLYGCMVGVIELPPWVHLVASGCTFDAGDRDAVAIRAAGARVRLRHCTVLGATEAGVLEASSCAFAGEVRTDRPDLGWLRYSLYSRGGQPPVSHQSRVHTVSFQSNRQTDPGYLVLGDNNGPDALHASERGGVPGAHGERSDHERELSARTDDSMPIGVTPFHADRSQDDLHRMNRS, from the coding sequence ATGAGCCGTCCCTCCCAGCGACTGATTCAGCTTCTCCCCGGCCTCTACACGGCTCGGGACTCCACGCTCGCGGACCATCCGTTCCTCAAGCTGCTGGCCGTGCTGGGCTTGGAGCTGGACGCGTTCTCCCGCGCGGTGGACCAACTCTGGGATGACCACTTCGTGGAGCGCGCCGGGCCTCAGGCGCTTCCTTTGCTCGCGGAGCTGATGGGGGCTCGGCTGCTCACGGATGACCCTCGTGTGCAGCGTGGAGTGGTGGCTCGCGCGGTGGCGTGGCGCCGGCGGAAGGGCACGCTTGCGTCGCTGGAGGAGGTGCTGTCCGTCACCAGCCTCTGGGACGCGGAGGTGGATGAGTCCTTCCGCTCGCTGCTGGAGACCCAGGACTTCAACGACGTGCTGCCCTGGCGCGGCCGCAGCGCGGTGGTGTGGGATCCCATTGGCCTCGCGGATCCACTCACGCGCCGTTCGCCTGACGTCGTGCGTCCCCGGGATGGCGTCCCGGTGCGCGGTCCGGTCATTGGCATCGCTCCGGGTGAGACGCTGGATCAGGCCCTGCGCCGGCTCGGGAGCGCGGATGCCGGCCGCCATGCCGCGACGCCTCGCACGCTGGACCTGCTGGGCTGGGCGCGTCCGGACGTGGCGCTCATCCGCACCGCGCGGCTGACCCCGGTGGAGCTGGAGGACGTCACTCCGGCCACCGTGCACACCCTGCCCAATGGCTACCGGGGCTTCCGCGTGGATCCACTGGACCGCGATGGCCCCCTGGTGTGGCTCAAGCCGCTGGAGCGCGCGGACCTCACCGGCGGCCTCACCGCGCGCCATGAGCCCTCGCCTGTGTCGCTCACCACCGGGCGCACGGCGGCGATGCTGCTCACCCCCACCGGCCTGGCCGAGGACGCGGACGCCGCCGAACGCGCGGATGCCATCACCGTGTCCGTCGATGGCATTCCGCTGGTGGGACCGGATGCCCTGCCGCTCCTGCGTGGACCGCTGCCCACCGCTCCCGTCGGGCTCGCCCCCACGCTCCGGTTCGCGGACCGGGGACGGCCTTCTCCGGGGGACACGTGGCGCCTCACGTTGCTCGCGGCTCGTGAGAACTCGGACACGGTGCTTCTGTCCACGGAGCTGACGCCGGATGCGCTGAACACCGTCACCGTGACTCCGGAAGCGAACCAGCTCCTCGGCGGCACCACGGCGGCGCTCCTGGTCGAACGCTTGAGCGGATCGCCGCGCCTGCGCGACGTGGACGGTTCTTGGCGCACCCTCACCGCGGGCCTTCGTCAGGGGCCTCCTCGCAGCAACGCCGTTCGCGTGGACCTGTCCGGCGCCCCATGGGTTGCGCGCATCGAGCAACACCTCGCGGACGGCAGCCTGCGCCTTGCCCGCTTCGATGCGAGCGCCGACGGTGCGTCCTGGCAGGTGGCGGAGCTGGGCGGGGCGCTGCCTCCGGATGGTCCGGGCATGTCCCTCGCCGTCGTCGGAGACGCGCTGCTGCTGGTGGCTCCGGATGGGGCGGGGAAGCTGGGCGTGTGGTCGGTGACGGGCCTGGACACCGCCACACCGACGGGGGCGCGGCTGGACACCGCGAGCCCCCGGCAGCCTTCCGCGCGCCTGGCGCCGGCCCTGTGCGTACGGAATGGACGGCTCTTCGTACTCGGCGGCGACCTGGGCGGTGCGCCCACCGGAGACCTCTGGTCGCTGCCCGTCGCGGGCGGACCCTGGCGGCCCCATGCGGTGCGCAACCGCCAGGAGCGCAAGGGCGCGACGCTGCTGAGCACCCCGCAGGGCCTGGTGCTCCTGGGTGGCGAAGCCGTGACGGGCGAGCTGGCCGTGCCGGTGATGTCCTGTGACCCGGCCTCCGCGAGCCCGGCGTGGCGACCCCTGGCCCCGCTGCCCATCGCCGCGAACCTGCCCGGCATGCTCGCGGCGGCGCCGACGGCGGAGGGGCTGGAGGCGCTGGTCTGGGCGGACACGACGCGTCCCCGCAGGATGACGTTGAAGGCGGGGGAGGGCGCGTGGGTCGCGGGACCGCTGGAGCCCTCGGGCACGAACCCTCCGGTTCCTGGCGAGGCGCTGTACGTCGACGGCCGCGTGCTCCTCGTGGATCCGGTGCCGCTGCCCGCGTCGGAGGTCGTCTTCTCGCTCGGCGGACGCGGACACCTGGCCTTCCTGCCGGAGCTGGCCCTGCTGCCGGATGAGTTCCTGCGCTTCAACGTCGCCAACGATGGCGCCGTGTTCATCGAACCTCGCGTGGGCCAGCCGCTCCCGCTCGACTCACGGCCCGGTGGCGCGTACCACTCCCGGGATGCCTCCGCCGTGGGTGGCGCGCGGCGCTACTCGATTCCCGGACGGCTGAAGCGCCACCCGTTCAAGCTGCGCCAGCGCAGCCTGGGCCCGTGGACGACGCTCGCGCCGAGCAACGCCTCCGGCGTCGTCGCGGTGGATCCGCGCCTGGGCCGCGTCGTGCTCCAGGACGACGCGCCCGTGGGCCGCGTCACCGTCTCCGCGCGGGTGGGGCGGGGTGCCTCGCTGGGCGCGGGGCTGCTCCCTCCGGACCGCCGTCCGCCCTCCGCGTGGGCGGAGCCGGACCTGCCGTTCATCGACCCTCCGGACCGTCCTGGCGACCGCTCCGGCACCGGCCTTCCCGTCACCGCGTGGATCTCCCCGGAGCGCGCGGGCGGAGTGCTGGCGGCCGGAGGCCAGGAGCGGCCCATCGTCGCGACCGTCGCGGAGGGGCTTGGCTCCGGAGCGCCTCCGGTGCTGGGGCTCATCGGCTCGCCGCGGCTGACTCCGGAGCGTTTGTCCCAGGGGCTCGACGGCGGGCTGTCCCTCTTCGCCGCGGACACGGGCGCGGCCCCGTGCATCGGCGCGGATGAGCACGGCCTCTCGCTGGCGCTCTACCCGGGCTTCGGAGGCAGCGCGGCCACGCGCGTGTGGCTCGCGGGCCTCTGGCTCGCGGGACGGCTGGAGCTGGTGCTCGCCCGGGGGCAGGCGGACCTGCGCTGGTGCAACCTGGGGGCTCCCGGACAGGTGGGCCTGTGGATGCCGGGCGGTGGGCACCAGGACATCAGCGCGCGGCGCTCGCTGCCTCCCGCCGACGTGGAGCTGCGCCTCTACGGCTGCATGGTCGGCGTCATCGAGCTGCCGCCGTGGGTGCACCTCGTCGCCTCGGGCTGCACCTTCGACGCGGGGGACAGGGACGCGGTCGCCATCCGCGCGGCGGGGGCTCGCGTGCGGCTGCGGCACTGCACGGTGCTGGGCGCCACGGAGGCGGGCGTGCTGGAGGCTTCCTCCTGCGCGTTCGCGGGCGAGGTGCGCACGGACCGGCCGGACCTGGGCTGGCTGCGCTACAGCCTCTACTCGCGCGGCGGACAGCCCCCGGTGTCGCACCAGTCGCGGGTGCACACGGTGTCCTTCCAGTCCAACCGCCAGACGGACCCGGGCTACCTCGTCCTGGGTGACAACAACGGCCCCGACGCGCTCCACGCCTCCGAGCGCGGCGGAGTCCCCGGCGCCCATGGCGAGCGCTCCGACCATGAACGCGAGCTGTCCGCTCGCACCGACGACAGCATGCCTATTGGCGTGACGCCCTTCCACGCCGACCGCAGCCAGGACGACCTCCATCGGATGAACCGATCATGA